ATTTTTGAAATACTTCCGTTATTTCAAACCTGACCTAACACGCCACTATCGCCAAGATTTAGACGGGCTTTCTCATTATGTGGCATACATTGCCTATGATGCGAAGAAAAAGATCAATTACGAAGTCGGATATTACTACAAAGATTACCGTGCTTACATGCACAAATCCGCAAGATTGGAACTAGTCATTCTTGCGATTGTTCTTGTTGTATTACTCGTTATTTTCCCACTTTTCTTCCGTGCAACTCTTGTTAATCCATTATACAGTCTGCTTTCCGGTGTTGAAAAAGTAAACCAGGGAAATCTGGAAGTAGAAATTCCCATTCAAGTAAATGATGAAATCGGATACCTTGCGGAATCCTTCAACGGAATGGTGACCTCAATCCGCGATGCTAGAAGAGAGCTCCAGGATTATGCGGAAAACCTGGAAGCAAAAGTAAAAGAAAGAACCAAAGAGCTTCAGGAAAAAATGGATGAGATCCATAAATTGAAAGTTCAACAGGATGGGGACTATTTCCTAACCTCTCTTTTAGCAAAACCGCTTTTTTTCAACGCAAACAAATCAACCAATATCAAATCCGATTTCTTTGTTCACCAAAAGAAAACCTTCGAGTTTAGAAATAAAACCGGAGATTTGGGAGGAGATATTTGTATCACCGGAAACCTAAAGCTGGGAAAACCGGATGACTTTAGACGTTATACGATGGTTATGAACGGTGACGCCATGGGTAAGTCGATGCAAGGTGCCGGCGGATCGCTTGTTATGGGAGTCGTTATGAACTCCATCATCGCAAGGTCAGCAGGAAACAAACGTATCCTAAACAGAACTCCCGAAGAATGGCTAACAGATGTTTACGAAGAGGTGAACTCCGTATTCAAATCCTTCAGTGGAACGATGGTTATTTCTGCCACTGTGATGCTCATCGACGATGAAACCGGAAAAGTCTGGTACTTCAATGCGGAACACCCTTTCAGCATTCTTTACAGGGACGGAAAAGCCAGCTTTATCGAAACCGAATTAAAATTAAGAAAATTAGGCTTGGATTCGGAATATCCTTTCGAAGTCCAAACCTTTCAGTTGTTACCCGGAGACAATCTGATCATCGGTTCAGACGGACGCGACGATATAGATCTTACACCGGACGAAGACGTACGCACTATCAACGAAGACGAATTCCAGGTTTTAAAATACGTAGAACAAGCGAACGGAGATATTTACAAAGTAGAAGCCCTTATCAAAGAATCTGGTGAAATTACGGATGATATTTCCATGATGAGCATCATATTCAAAGATGATAAAGCGGGAATCGTCAGACAAAACGATGACAATTCCATCATGGACGCTCCCGTTGACGAATACTTTGAACCGCAGTCGGAAGATTGGGACAAGGCACTTACCACTTCAGGCGCCTTTGAAGAAGGTAAAAATCTCTATCAAAACGGAGAGATTGAACGTGCCATCAGTGTAATGAAAAAAGCCTTCCTTTCCGATTCCTCCAACCAAAAACTAAATAAATTTTTGGGACTTGTGAGCTACAAAGGTAAAGACTATGACGTCGCAGCGAAAGTACTCACCGAGTTTCTAAGAGAAAATGAAACTGTTTCGGAATATTGGTACTATCTTGCAATGTCCGAGAAAAAATTAGGGAATTATGAAGGTGCATTGAAAGCAGCACAAGAAGCATTGAAATTGGATCCTGAGAATTTCCAAAACCTAATCAATCTTGCCGATGTAAGCCGATTGATGGGAAATGTGGATCGTGCACTAACATATGTGACGCGTGCTCAAGGGATCGATCCAGACAACAAGAATGTTGTTAAATTGACAAAACTCTTGGACAAAGCAACTAGCTTAAACTAAATCCTAGCTCTTCAAATCCTCGGGATTTTTCCCGGGGATTCTTAAACTCAACCTATCTACATTACTTCCCGCCATTTTTTGTTACGATTTGATTTATATACTAAACATAATAAAAACAAAGCTTGCCATCTTTTTGCCTTTTTTATAAAATATGGGAATCAATTCTCTATAAGAATAAGGATGATTATGAATTACAAACACGCCCTATGTATTGGTTTAGTATCCATCGGAATCACCGCTTCTATTTCTGCACAAGAAGCTGATGCGGCACTTGGCAAATATATTCCACCGGAAAAAGATGCGGTAATCGAAATTTTCAAATGCGGTGACAAGTATTGCGGAAAGACAATCTGTATCAAAGACAATGCTTATCCGGAAAAAGACAAAGACAAAGGTGTTCCGGGAACTCCTTATCTGGATCATAACAACGAAGATCCGAAACTTCGCACACGTCCTAACTTAGGTATGCAATTCATCACCGGATTCAATTACGAAGGAGAAGGACTTTACAAGAACGGAAAAATTTACAACCCACGTGACGGTAAAACCTACTGCGGTAAATTCACTGTGTTGGAAGGCGGCCAAAAGTTGGATCTGAAAGGTACACTTTGTTCCATTACTTGGATCGGAAAAACAAATACTTGGACCAGACTTTCGGGAGTGAACTTAGACGACCCTAGATGGGACTGCGTAGACAAAAAGAAAAAATAATTTAATATAAGTTAGGGGGTTTTTGCCCCCTTTCTTTTTTACTTCTTCTCAAAATCCTTATACAATAAGGAAGGTTGAATCCCTTGGTTGCCTTGGTATTTTCCCGACTTATATTCTTCAATCTCACCGGCGACCGTATGATAAAAGATCTGGCAAATCTGAACTCCTGAGTACACCCGTAAAGGGTGGATCACTTGAATCTCCAAAGTCCAAAATCCTTTGAATCCTACATCACCGAATCCCGCGGTGATATGAACGAACATCCCCAACCTTCCGATGGAAGATCTTCCTTCCAACATGGGAACGAGATTATGGGTTTCCGTATATTCGATCGTTCTACCTAAGTATAATTTGCCCGGCTCCAAAAGTAAGCCTTCTTCGGGAATGGTTAGTTTTTCCACAGGGTTAGGTTTTTTCATATCCAAAGGAAATGAAGAATAAACCAACAAGTCTTTGTCCAAACAAAGATTATATGAATTCGGGTTCAGTAAATCGGGATTGTACGGTTCGATTTTTATATCGGTTCCCAGTTTTTTTAATATTTCACGTCCGGTTAAAATCACAGATCATTCTCCAATAAATTTCGGTTTTCTTTTTTCTTTAAATGCAAGCAATGCTTCCAATCTGTCCTTGGTCGGTAAAGTTTCCGCATAACAGAGTCTTTCCCAATCCAAAGCTGACTTGCCTTCATAAACAAGCGCCCCTTTCACAGCTTTTTTAGCGGCTCTCACTGCCACGGGCGCCGACTCTGCAATGTCTAATGCAATCTCCAAACAGGATTTTTCCAATTCGGAATCGGGAAAAATTTCTTGGTACAAACCTTTTCTCAATCCCTCGGAAGCGCTGATTTTTTTTGCCCTTGTGATCCATTCCAATGCGGTGGACTTACCCAATAATTTGGTCAACCTCTGAGTTCCACCTGCACCGGGGATGATTCCCAATTTGGTTTCGGTAAGACCTACGACAGCGGACTCTCCCGCATAACGAATGTCACAGGAAAGGGCAAGTTCCAAACCGCCCCCAAAAGCAAATCCATTGATGCATGCGATCGTAGGTTGAGGCAAATTTTCCAGTTCCAAAAAACAATCCCGGATATCGTTTAGAAATTGTTTCACTGCCTCAGGTGACATAGTGATCCTTTCTTTTAAATCAGCTCCTGCTGAAAAAGAATCTCCCGAGCCTTTGACCAGGACTACCCTTGCGGAACTGGCCTTGATCTCTCTCGTATGGCTCCAAATCGAATCCAGAAGTGCTACGGAAAGCGCATTCTTAGATTCCGGGCGATTTAATTGTAAAATGGCTATCCCGTCGGTTGTGATGGTAAGTGTTGAAAGGCTCATGGAATTTTTATCCTAGGAAAAAATAGAAATGAAATCATGCAATGAATTCCGATAATGGAAGGGGTTATGGGAATGAAGAAACTTTACTTTTCCGTTTTTCAGGTAATTGCTTTTGCTTCGCTTTTCCAATGCCAGACAAAATCCAATGTGGATCCTTTGCTGGCCGCTCTTGCGAGCCCACCTTCCATTTTTACAGTTACCCCGCAAATAGGCACCCCTACCCAAAATAACCTAAATGCAGTCTATCCTGCCACAGACGTGGTGATCAAAGGGGAAAATTTTGGCCTGGATGCTGTCGTCAGATTCAATGAAATACAGGCAACAATCAAAGCCAATTTAGGAACAGAACTCCATACCACCGTTCCCGACGGAGCTTACTCGGGAGTGATTACCGTCTCCAAATCGGGAGGCTCTTGTCTGCCTGGTCTTAAAACAGGAACCAATTGTATCGGAACCGATTTTTTCGTAGATTGTTATGCGGTGACGAATAAACAGTATGGCGATGAAATCGAAATCAAACAAGGCCAAAGCCAAAATATCACTTTCGATGGCATTCAAACCAAAGCGTTTCGTTCCAACGTGATCACGGGCAGCGCCTCCATTACCATCGGTTGTGACAGTATCGTCACTTTAAGGGTATTCAGTAGAAGTTGCCAAGCAACGGATTATATACTTCAAAAAGATCCGACAGTTGCCATTCCCGGAGGTATCTCCACTCAGTTCTATTTGACTGCAGGTTCTGCGACCTGCGGAATCTCCATCTAAAAAGATTTATTTTTTACAAATCGTTTGAATACAATGATGTTTGCCGCACCCATCCATTGGTTCATATATTCTCTGAATAATTGAACCCTTGGTTTGGAAGCTTTGATCTCTGGCGGTAGATCTTCATAACATTGGATGGCATGTGCGGAAACTTCTTTATAACAATTTTCCACAACTTCGCTTAACTTTTTCAATATGGCAAGATTGTTTTTTTCTTCTCCTACATTCGGTAGCACAACCCGATTCCAATAATCGATTATATTTTTTTTCACTACTTCCGTAGGAATCACTCTGGAAACTTTTTTGCCGTCTAACGATCGAATATGCAAAAAACCGGTATTCACTTCCGTTAAAAACTTCTTTGCAATCATATAGAAATGAGAAGGCCCGATATGAAATAGAAATACCCACTTCAGTTGGCTAGGGATATTGATATTCATCATGATAATGTTTTCGCAAAAATCGAAAAAACGATCTAAAAAGTTAAGGTAATCTTTTTCCAACTCTTCCGCCGATCTGGATTTTCTTTCCAAGCTAGTTAAGGAACGAATCAATTCGGAACGTAGAATTTGTTCATCCGCACCCATATGCAAATCCATACTGATTGTTTGTTTGAAATAATCTTTTTCTTCCATATACTTATCCGTTTCAAAACGAAAGAAGTAATGTTGATCCGAATTCCAAGAATACTTTCCGTATGCTTGGATATAATTGATTATGGACTCTTTTCTCGGAGTGACTTTCTTCGATTCAGGAACTTCCTGCGGTTTGGCTTCAGACGAGGTTTGTTTTTTCTCCAATGCCTCTTCCGGAAAAGGAGAATGTGTCATCTCTTCCTGGAATTCCGTCTGATATAGATTTTCCGAAAAAACGGAAGAAAGACGATAGGTTACATTCTCTTTAAACTTTGGTTTGGTGGTCTTCGGTTCCCAAATAGCCTCGGGTTTTTCAATTTGAAGAATATGGGACATACGTTTCAAAAAAATTGATAAGGAAACCAATCGATCCAACGCAGGATTGACTCTGAATCCAAGAAGCGCTTCATTCCTAAATTCGTTTTCATGGAAATTGGCCGACTCAATTGCCTTTTTGATATCTTCCCAGCTTTGTTTGGACTCGATGTAAAGAATCCGAAGCATTTCGAATATGATATGAAATTGGACAAATTCATTTCGTGTCTCATCTGCAAGACCTGCAGGGAAATAACGATTGTATTCCTTTTTCATATAAGGATAAAGATGTTTCTCATCCAGGTTGATGATGATATCTTTGATCTTTTTCTGGCTTTTATTCAACTCTGAATCCAAAAGCTTTCGAAGGGGGAGCAAATCCCTTTTATTTGCTTCTGAAATATTCCCGGAAGTCAGGAATTGAAGGAAGGCGCCGGCAAGGCTTTGCAAGCTGGAAAGGAAATAGATGTATCCTTTCCGGAATTCTTGAATTTGGAGTAGTTCTCTTTCTTCCTCTTGGACGGCTAATGGCATACCAAGAGGAAACGTTATGTTAAATAACGAACAAAATCAACACCAATTAGTTTTCGTAGTAAATCTCGATTAAATTTTGGTTGGGATCGGCGAAAGTTAGGCTTTCTCCTGAATCAGTACTTTCAGGGCCTCGAACGATTTTTACGTTCTTTTCTTCCAATTCTGTGATCGCCTCGGTAAAATCATCCACATCCATTACAAAGCTAAGTGCAGCCAGGGTTTGATCCGGGCTAATGGTGGATTTAACCAGTCTAATTTTGAAAGAATCCAAGGAAAGAATGGCTTCAGCGTCTTTTTTGGTTTCTACTTCGAAATCGAAAATTTCCCGGTAGAACTCAATGGAAGCGTCTAGCTGGGTAACTGGAATGTTGACATGGCCGATGCCTTCTACGATGATCATACTATTTCTTAACCTTGATTGACTTTTCTGTCATCATGCTTGAAAAACTGGCTTTGTCGACAAAAAAGCAAGTGGAAAACTCTAACTAACCTTGTTTTAGTTAAAAATTTGAATCCGAGAACATCCCCAATTTGGAATGTATTAAAATATGAAGTTTTTTATTTCTCTCACACTCGTAAGCATTTTCTTCCTAGGCCAATGTAAACCTGCCGAAGTGCCCTATTCAGAGAAAGATATCTCTCTTGTTTCGAAATTATTCGAAGCAAATCAAAAATTACATGAGGGTTTATTATTAGATCCCCCATTTCTTTCTTTGGATGAATTCAAATCCGCATCGGATTCGCTGGCAAGCTCAACTCACCCTCGTTTGCTGGAATGGAAATCGAAGTTAGAAACGAATTTTCCTAAAAATCCCAAAGATTTGGATGCATCTTTCGAAAATCTTTCTCAAATTGCTTTGATTCTTACCGACATAAAAAAAGCAATTCCTGCATTAGAAAATTTTAATCAGTTTTACTGCCCGATGGTGGAAAAATACTGGGTCGCAAAAGGCAAATTAGTTCAAAATCCTTATGCACCTGAAATGAGGGATTGTGGAGAAATGTTGCCCTAATTGTTAATGGATTCAAATATACGAAAATGTTTTTTGGATAGGTCAGTACAGGAAGCCTGTCCAAATAACTGCAAACAGATTTACGGTGGAAATACTCTTCTTGGTCGGGGGGAAACGAATTGTCTCGCGAAAGATAAGTTAGTTGCCTTTCTCGAAAACAAAGTAACTTTCAACGTAGGAATCTCGGCCTTTTACCAAGCAAATTATAAAATTCTGGAAGAGTTTCTTTCCGAATCGCAACAAAACCAAGAACTTGTTTCTTATTTTCTTTATATCAGCGAACCGCAGGTAGTAAAAGAAATCATCGAATCATTTTCCGCCAAAACACTCGCAAATCTGTTTAGAACGGATTATTACACTTTTCTTGCCATTCGGGAAAGTATGCATAAGGAAAAGCGGGAAAAGAATATCTTTAAAGTCAAAAGCTATCGTTATTGGGCATACCTTAACTTTCAAAAAGTATGCAATGTGATTGTTTATTTGGTTCGTGAATCCAACGAGCCGGAACTCGCCTGTCAATTTTTAGTGATTCTTCCTTCCGTCATCGTATCCAATATCAGAGACTATACCGGTTTTTCTCCCGAAGAAGAAAAAACACTTTATCGTGCATTAGGTGATGCTATCTACGAATTGCCCATTCAATCTCCTAAAATTTACGATCATATGCTCGCACTATTCGCGGATGATATGGAGATCTTTATTGTTTTATCCACCATGGAAATTCTGATCAGAAGACAGGAACAGATTCTGGATCTCAGTGAAAAACTGATCGACTATACCGGCAAAAACAGAATCGATTTGAACATTCAGTACATTTATTCTGAATTGAATGGATTGGAATTGGGTTCTGCAAATGAAATACTCAATCAATTGCAGGAGAGACAGATGTTATCTGCCTCTCAAAAGGATTTGGTTTTGTCCTTTTTGGAAAAAGGAAATTTGGATATTCTGAAGGCTTTAAAGATCGACATCATCAGATAGATAATCGATCTTTTTCACTCTTATCTTTTTACAGCATGCCCGTCATTTGGAATCGTAATCTTCGAAGCCAGATAAACACTGAACAACAAGCAAAATACTGCGATCATCCCTACGATTTCAAAATTCACCAATTCTCCTCCCGGTTCCTCGGTTAGAATATAACCAGCGAGAATGGAAGCGAGAGCCGAAGCAAATTGTTGAATTGCAGAGTTGAAGGACATAAAGCTTCCTCTGATTTTCGGTTCTACGGAGGATGTAACGAGTGCAAATGCAGGCACCATACGTCCGGAAACAATAATCATGAAAAAAGTCGTAATGGTCAATGTAACGGCTAACGGAGTTTTGCCTAAAGTGGTAATCACGGAAACAGGAATCACGGCAAGAACGGCAAGGACAGCGTACGTATTGTACTTTCCATAACGATCGGATAGAATTCCTATATAGCGGCTTGTGAAAAAAGTAAAAAGCCCGCCGAAAAAATAAAGATAAGGAAGTTGTTCTTTTGTCATTCCCACATTGGAAACCAAAAAAGGAGCAAGGAACGGAATGATGGTGAAACCGCCGAACATAAGCGTGCTCATGAACGCAAAAGAAAAATAATGGGACTTTCTGGTGAAAACGGTACGAATGGACGCCCATTTGGATTCATCCAGATTCTTATTATCCAAGTGTATCCGAATGTCAGGCAACACTTTGTAAGCGATCGGTAATAATAGAAAACTGAGGGTTGCAAGTCCCAAAAAAGGACTATGCCATCCGAATTTATTGGCAAGAGAAAGTCCGATAGGAATTCCGATTACTGAAGCAAGTGAAAATGCGGACATCACGATCCCTGTCGCTTTTCCTCTACGGAAAACAGGAATAATATCTCCGATGATGGACAGTACCAAAGTTCCGATCGCACCTCCGAATCCTCCTGCGACAATCCGTGCAATGATCAAAGTGTTGAAGGTAGGTGCGAACGCACAAAGTAACGTCCCTAATGCGAACCCGAAGTAAACGATCAGAAGTGCGGGCTTGCGATCGAAGCGATCTAGGAAGAAAGTGCCTATCAATCCGAAAATACCCGCGCTTAATGTGTATGAAGCTACAAGAAGCCCGAATTGAGACGCAGTAATTTTGAAGCTTTCCTTAAACACAGGTCCGAGGGGCATCATAATCACGAAGTCCAGGATGTGTAAAAACTGAAGAGCGGCCAAGATGAAGATGATCGCCTTTTCTTTTTGGATAGTATGGAGGGGGTGGTGGTCCGGATGAAGAAGATCTTTTTCCATAAGATAATACCATTGTTGACCAGGTGGTCAGAAAGGAACTTCATTTTCGAAATTTATTGCCCGAAACTTGTCTAAATTAAAATATAAAAACGGGAACTTTTCCCAGGGAAACAGAAATGAAAACAGTTTTAATTACGGGAGCATCTACTGGTTTAGGAAAGGATTTTGCAGAACTTTTTGCAAAGGACGGATATTCCTTGATCCTTGTTGCTCGTAACAAAGGAAAATTGGAATCCTTAAAAAATGAAATCAAAACCAAATACGGACAAGAATCCTACGTATTCGTAAAAGATCTTTCCCTTCCCGGTTCTGCAAAAGAACTCTTCGATGAAATCAAAAAGAAAAATCTAAACATAGATAGTTTGGTGAATAATGCAGGCATCGGGTTAAACGGTGCATTCGCTGAAAATGAATTTCAGGAAGAAACCCAGATGCTTCAATTGAATGTAGTGACCCTGGTAGAATTAACTCATTTGGTATTACCCGAGATGATCAAACGAAAGTCAGGCGAAATTCTAAACATTGCATCGACAGCGGCTTTCCAACCAGGCCCTTACATGAGCGGCTATTATGCGTCCAAAGCTTACGTACTTTCTTTTTCGGAAGGAATCGCTGAAGAAGTAAACCAATACGGAATCAAAGTTTCCACACTTTGTCCCGGTCCTACCAAAACTGAATTTTTCAATCGTGCGGATATGAATGAAAGCAAACTAGCTTCCAATCCCATTTTGACAATGGATTCCAAAACAGTTGCCAAATTGGGATACAAGGCTCTGAAAAAAGGACAGGTAGTTAAAATCGCAGGTTTCTTGAATTTTCTATTGGCGCAATCCATCCGAATTTCACCCAGATTTATGATTCGTAAAATTGCAAAAGGTTTGAATTATATTAAAAAGTAACCTCTATGAAAGTTTCTTTTTCTAAAAAAATCAATGATCTGGGATTGGGAGAAGAAGAAAATCTTCTCTCCCGAATCAAAAAGGAAAAAGAAAAAAATAAAATCCAAATCATAGATCTTACGATTTCCAATCCCACTCAAGTGGGATTGGATTTTCCTTCCGGTGTTTTTTCCCACAGTCTGGAAAAAGAACCCTTCTCAATATACGATCCCAACCCAAAGGGACTACTAACAGCTCGCAATGCGGTAGTGAAAGAATATCTATCCCGTGGAACGGAATTAAATCCGAATGATTTGGTTTTAACGTCGAGTACTTCCGAAGCTTATAGTTTTTTATTCAAACTGCTTTGCAATCCGGGAGATGAAATTTTAGTCCCGGCTCCGGGTTATCCGTTATTTCATTTTTTAGGAGAACTGGAAAATGTGGAAGTAAACGAATACGATCTTCTTTGGGATGAATCCGGAAAATCCTGGGAGTATTCACTTACTCTGATGGAAAAGAAATTAAAGCCCTCCACAAAAGCAGTCTTGCTTGTTTCTCCCTCCAACCCCACAGGCTCGATTTTAAAAGAGAAGGATTGGCAGGATTGGTTTTTGTGGGCGGAAAAGAAAGGAATCCCTTTGATTTTGGATGAAGTTTTTGCTTCTTATATTTTTGAAGAAAACAAAGTACAAGAATTGAATTATTATCCCATTACTTCCAAAGCACCTTTCTTTGTATTAAATGGAATTTCCAAAATGTTGGCTTTGCCGCAGATGAAATTGAGTTGGATCCATGTTCAGGGAAATTCCGATTTCAAGGAAAAATCTTTAAGCGGTTTGGAAATCATTTCTGATACTTTTCTTTCCGTAAATACACCTATCCAACATACTTTAAGCGATTTATTTTCCTGGAAGTCAATGATCCAAAATCGAATCTTAAGTAGAGTTAGGCGAAACTTGGAATTTGCGAAAACCTGTTTTGAAACCGAAGAAAATAACAAGCCAGACAATTTGCAGATTCACTGGACTTATGGAAAAGCTGGCTGGTATGGAATGCTGGAAATTGAAAATTCAAAATTGTCCGACGAAGAATTCGCCGAACAAATATTAAGCGAAAATAATGTCTACCTGCATCCGGGAAACTGGTTCGGTTTTCCGGAAGATAGAACTGTTTTGATTGTCAGCTTGATTGTCCCGGAAGATCAATTTCAAATCGGCATGAAGGAACTTGCATCTCTTTGTAAAAATTCCAGAATTTGATGTTTTTGTGCTCTCGCATCCGCCTTTCCCAATTCGAAAGTATCTCTTAAACCCGCAGGATTTGTATAATCGAAAGAAGTGATGGTCAAAGGTCGGGAAGGCCGCATCAAATACGTTTTTTTCAAAATTTCGGGATCTTTGTCCACGATAGTAGAAGATTCATAATGAATTCCTATGATCTTTGCTCCCGGAGAAAATTTTTCAATCACCAGATTGTTGGTGAGCCCTCCGTCCAAATAGTATTCCCCGTTTACAGACTGAAAGTCCACGATGGGAGGTATGGAAGAAGAGTTTAGGATGAATTGTTCAATCACTTCCGGATTATGAAAATCTTTTTCAGTAAAATATACATCCTGCATTTTCCATTTTTTTACAATTTCAGAAATCCGATTCGCGGACTTACCTTCACTCCGATCCCGATCGTCCAATAAAAACGCTCTACCGGTTTCACTGATAAGTCTTGCTAGG
The nucleotide sequence above comes from Leptospira kobayashii. Encoded proteins:
- a CDS encoding patatin-like phospholipase family protein; protein product: MPPLGRGLDLPNFTEVKDQLLQTINRFIPLYEVSLAIAGGGCKALYGLGVGRVLREWGVRFNEVSGVSAGAAMALCILSESEEETVEYFEEITRRNSSNFHFSNLLRGEPTFPHEEMYRRGIRFGMRFDRILASGAKVFIHTVRAHPQENSLKNKFRLARLISETGRAFLLDDRDRSEGKSANRISEIVKKWKMQDVYFTEKDFHNPEVIEQFILNSSSIPPIVDFQSVNGEYYLDGGLTNNLVIEKFSPGAKIIGIHYESSTIVDKDPEILKKTYLMRPSRPLTITSFDYTNPAGLRDTFELGKADARAQKHQILEFLQRDASSFMPI